Within the Saccharopolyspora gloriosae genome, the region TGTCCGCCGACAAGCCGCGGCGGCCCGGCAGCTTCGCGACCTTGGTGGCGACGACGACCTGGTCGCGGTTGCCGCGAGCCCGCAACCACTCGCCGATGATCGTTTCGGACTCGCCGCCGGAATTGCCGGGAACGGTGGCCATGTACAGGTCGGCGGTGTCGATGAAGTTGCCGCCCGCTGCGGCGTAGGCGTCGAGCACGGCGAACGAGTCGGCGCGATCGGCCGTCCAGCCGAAGACGTTGCCGCCCAGGCAGATCGGGTGGACGTCGAGATCGGTGCTGCCCAGTGGGGCCATGGAAACCTGCCTTCGGTCGTCGGTGGCGTTGCCGGGCGTGCCCGGCGATGCCCCGGCCCCGGAGCTCTCGTGCGGGGCGGAGGTGATCAGGGGAGTGGTCGGGGCTCTGCGGTGGACGCCGCTTGATGATCACGGCTGCGAACCGCACGATATTTCCCCACCCGCGCGCGTTGTCCACCCGCTTGTGGTCGATGACGCGCGCGGGCGACGGTCAGCGCGCGGCCGGATCGACCCGCGTCGCACTCGCCTGCGCGTCCTCGTGCACCTCGGCGGAGCTGGCGATGACCTCCGGGCGCTTGAGCCCGCGCCGTCCCAGCGTCAGGAACATGACCGCGGCGGCCACCACAACGCCGAACATCACCATCGCCATCGGCACCGCGGAGCCGGTACCGCCCAGCCCGACCAGCGGTGCGGCGAGCGCGCCGACGAGGAACTGGCACACGCCCAGCAGCGCCGAAGCGCTCCCGGAGACCTCGCGGTTGTCGGCCAGCGCCAGCATCGTCGTGTTCGGCATGACGAAGCCCAGCGCCGAGATCATCACGAACAACGCGCCCAGCAGGAACGGCAACGGCAGGTTCAGCAGCGCCGCCGACAGCAGCACCGCGCCCGCCACCGTGGACGTCAGCAGCGCGCCCACCAGCAGCTGCGCCTCCGTGGCCACCCGGCCGACCAGGCGCGCGTTCACCTGCCCCGCCAGCACGAGTCCGATCGCGTTCGCGCCGAACGCGATGCTGTAGGTCTGCGGCGACATGCCGTAGATGTTCTGCAGCACGAACGACGAACCGGAGATGTAGGCGAACATCGCCGCCATGCCCAGCCCGCCGGTCAGCGCGTTGCCCAGGAACGACGGCGCCGACAGCAGCGAACCGAACGTCCGGAACGTGCTGCCCAGGTGCGCGGGCTGCCGCCACTGCTTCGGCTTCGTCTCCGGCAGCAGGAACGCCGCCACCAGCAACAGCACCGTGCCGAACGTGGTCAGCACCACGAACACGCCGCGCCACGTGGTGTGCGCGAGGACCTGCCCGCCCAGGACCGGCGCCAAGATCGGCGCCAGCCCGGTCACCAGCATCAGCGAGGAGAAGAAGCGAGCGGCCTCCACCCCGGAGTACAGGTCGCGGACGGCCGCGCGGGCGATCACCATGCCCGCCGCGGCGCCGGCCCCCTGCAGCAGGCGCAACCCGGCCAGCGCGTAGATCGAACCGGACAGCGCGCACAGCACGGACGCGGCGATGTAGACGACGAGCCCGATCAGCAGCGGACGCCGCCTGCCGACGGCGTCGCTGATCGGCCCGGCGATCAACTGGCCCAGCGCGAGCCCCAGCAGAACCGCGGTCAGCGTCAGCTGCGCCTGCGACTCGGAAGCGCCCAGCTCCGTGGTCAGCTGCGGCAGCGCGGGCAGGTACATGTCGATGGACAGCGGCCCGAAGGCCGTCAAGCCACCGAGGATGAGGGCGAATCTGGTCTTGCTCCCCAACCGGCGTTGGGCGGCCTCGTCGATCGCGGCCTCCGCGGCGGTGGACATACGTCTCCTCATTCGGTTCGCCGCCGGAAGTGCTCGGATCCGGCGGTGTCGGTGTGAGTGCGGCCGCTGATGCCCCCTGGCACGCCACCTGCGGACCGCCTCGTCGTTTCGCGACCACTGCTCGCGCGGGCGAGCCGGACACCCGGGTCGGCAGTGACCGAGCCACGGGCTCAGGGGTGTGGTGGACAACGACAACAGCTTGCTCTCTGCAACTAACGTCCCGGAAGCCCCCGTTATGCCCAGCGGGCGCACCCGTTCACTGTGAGCTCGATCATCACGGCCCACTCCGGCGAGATCGCGACACCGTTCCGGTCAAGATGACGCCGAATGCGAAAATGCACGCGTGGCACGCGTGCACGAGGTGACCGACGTCGACGACCCGAGGGTCGACGACTTCCGGGATCTCGCCACCGCCGACCGCCGCCCGGACCGCCCCGGCGGCCGCGGCCTGGTCATCGCCGAAGGCACCGTCGTCGTCGAACGACTGCTCGCCTCCCCGTACCCGGTGCGCGCGCTGCTCGGCGTCCGCAAACGCATCGACGCGCTCGCCGATGCCCTCACCGGCGTGGACGTGCCCGCGTACGTGGTCTCCGCGGACCTGATGAGCGGCATCGTCGGCTTCCACCTCAACCGGGGCGTGCTCGCCGTCGCCGATCGCGCGCACACCGTCGAGGCCGCCGAGCTGATCGGCGGCGCCCGCAGGCTCGCCGTGCTGGAAGGCGTCGGCGATCACGAGAACCTGGGCGCGTTGTTCCGCAACGCCGCCGCGCTCGGCATCGACGGGGTCCTGCTCGGCGGCGGCTGCGCCGACCCGCTGTACCGGCGCAGCATCCGGGTCTCCATGGGCCACGTGCTGCGCGTTCCGTTCGCCCACCTCGACGCCTGGCCCGGCGGGCTGAAACTGCTCACCGACCACGGCTTCCGGATCGCCGCGCTGACTCCGCGCGCCACCGCCGCCTCGCTGCGGGACGCCGGGCTCGACCAGGGGCGGGTGGCGGTGCTGCTCGGCTCGGAAGGACCCGGCCTCGCCGAGGAGACCATCTCGGTGGCGGACCTGCCGGTGCGCATCCCGATGAACCCCGAAGTGGACTCGCTCAACGTCGCCACCGCCGGTGCGATCGTGTTCCACGCGATGAGCGGACCACGATGACCGGGGCGGTCCAACCCTCGCGGTGGGAACTGCGAGTGAGCCGGGGACGTGCGGTGCTCGTCAACCGCGCCGAACGTTCCGGTGCGCAGCGGCACACGGTCCGCGAGTACGACCCGGCCCGGCTCGCGCTGCCCTCGGCGCTGGTCGACGACCTGCACGAGTGGGCGCACGTGGTGCACACGGTGCCGCCGGACCAGGACATCTCCGGGGAGACCTCGGCGACCCTGATGTCCCGGCGCGGTCGCCAGCTCGCCGCGCGGTTGGCCGCCGAGACCGGCGGCGAGGTCGGCTACTGGGACCCGTCGCGCGGTCGCATGAGCCGCGTCCGCCGGGCGGCACCGGCCGACGGACCGCCGGAACCCGCCCCGTGGGCCACCGGGATCACGATCAGCGTGGTGATCGCCGTGATCGTGACGATCTCGCTGGTCGTCGTGAGCCGCGGCCTGGGCGAAGTGAGCCTGCCGCTGGCGTTGCTGGTCAACGCGGTCGTCGTCGGCGGTTTCGCTCCGTCGATCTGGCTGGGACGGCGCGTCCCGGTGTGGCGCTGGGTCGCCTTCGGCGCCGCCGGGGGAGTGGCCCTCGCCTGGTTAGCGCTGCTGCTCTCTTTGCTGGGGTGACCGGCCTGCTTGGAGGGGCGGGGGCGGAACCTCAGCCGTCTTCTCGCTGCGAGATCTTCTTCCCTAGCGGCTCCGGCCACGAGGGAGAAGCCGTCCGCGCGAGAAGACGGCTGAGAACCCGCTGCGGCGCCGGTTGCTGGGGTGGTCGCCGCTCATCGGCTTCGCCGCTGACAGGAAACAGATCAAAGACCCGTGCCGAATCCGGCTTCAGCGGCGGACCGCTCATCGCAGCGGGATGTCCTGGCCGTGCTCCTCCGCGGGGCGAGGGCCGAACAAGCGGCGCTCGTCCTCGGTGATCCGGACGTCGTTGATGCTGGCTTCGCGGCGGCGCATCAGGCCGGTGTCGGTGAACTCCCACAGCTCGTTGCCGTAGCTGCGCCACCACTGGCCGTCGTGATCGCGGCACTCGTACTGAAAGCGGACCGCGATGCGATCACCGTGGTAGCTCCAGAGGCTCTTGCGCAGCGCGTAATCCAGTTCGCGCTCCCACTTGGCGGTCAGGAACTCCACGATCTCCGCGCGGCCGGTGACGAAGGTGTCCCGGTTGCGCCAGACGGAGTCGGGCGTGTACGCGAGGCTGACCCGGTGCGGGTCGCGGGTGTTCCAGGCGTCTTCGGCGGCCTGGACCTTCCGCAGCGCGGACTCCTCGTCGAACGGCGGGAACGGCGGGCGAGGTTCGGACATGGGCTCAGGGCTCCTTGCGGAATGGGCTGCGTGGTGGGTCGCTCAGCGGAACTCAGCGACTCCCTCGCTGCGGGATCGATTTCTCATGGCCCCCACACGGCGAAATCCTCGCGAGGAAGCCGCTGAGAGGTGGTCGGCCTGCTGGGGGTCACTGCGCACCGGTTCCGCCGTGGGCAAGACGCGGATCAAAGATCATTCTGCGAGGACTCCTTGCTCCAGGGGAGAGCGGCGGTGGACACGCGAAAGGCCCCTCCCGCCGAAGGGGCCTTCCGGATGCGTCGAGGTCAGCGGTGGGAACGGACACCCAGCAGGACGTCCTCCCAAGACGGGACCATCGGGTGGTTCTTGCGCCGCCGCGCCGGTTCGGTCTTGCGCGCGGCCTCGTCCTCGACCGCTTCCATGTCGTCGTCACCGGCCTGTTCGGCCAGCGGCGCCGACTCCTCCGGTTCCGGCTCGGTCGGCGTGGGAGTCGGCTCCAGATCCAAGGACGGGATCGCCGGGGTGGTCTGCTTCGGCGGGGCGGTCTGCTTCGGCGGAGCGGGCGGCGGCGGGGCGGTGTCCTCGGTGATCTCCACCGATTCCTCCTCGGCCTCGTCCAGCTCCAGCGCCTCGCGGGCCAGCGCCGTCACCGGCCGGACCGTCCGCAACGGCCGGTTCGGCGACGGGTCCAGCAGATCCACCGCGTGATCGTCGAGCGGAGCGACGGTGCCGCCGTGCGCGCCGGGGTGGAACACCCAGTGCGCGTGGTTCTCGGAACGCCCGGCCTGCCAGAGCAGCCGGACGACCCACTTGCCGTCCTCGCCGCGCCACGCGTCCCAGTCGGCGTCGGTGAAGTCGTGCCCCCGCATCCCGAAGGTGTGCGCGACGACCTCGCCGAGGGTCTGCACGTCGGGACCGTCCTCGCGGACGGGGTGGGCGCGCTGCGAACGCTCCGCGATCTGCGCGCGCTCCAGCAGCACCGGGTAGGCGTAGCGCTCCACCCGCTGTTCCGGGATTCCGGCGGCGGTGGCGACGTCCTCGACCGAGGCGCCGGCGCGAACGCGCGCCTGGATCTCGCGGGGGCGCATCTGCGCCTCCATCTCGATCTGCACCTGGCCGAGCCGGGTCAGGTCACCACGCGCGGCGGCACGTAGCCGTTCGTCGGCGGGCACCGAAAAACGGTCGCCGTTCTCGGGGTCTTCGCAGATGACGGTTTCACCGTCCTCATCCAGCCCGACAACCCGCAGCGCGCGCATACGCTAGCCTCCCCGGTCGTTGTCACCAAGCTGTGACCGTAACCCGGCGTGCCCCCTTGACGGGGGAGCCACGCCGGGTTCGGTGTCGCTTCGTGACCATCCTCTCCCTACCCGATCTTGCCTGAATAGCGGTCGACATGCGAACACTTAGCGAAATTCGACCACTATTCCGATCACAGCAAGTGATCAACAGCCAGTTCGGGTGACACGGATGTGCCGGTCGCCATGGTGAGGTGACGACCAGGTGAGACAGGCGCGGCGCGCTCAGGAAAGCTGAGAGACCACCCAGTCGATGGACTTCGTCAGCGCCGTCACGTCGTCCGGCTCGATCGCCGGGAACGTGCCGACCCGCAGCTGGTTGCGGCCCAGCTTGCGGTACGGCTCGGTGTCCACGATGCCGTTCGCGCGCAGCGCCTTGGCGATCGCGGCGGCGTCGATCGAGTCGTCGAAGTCGAGCGTGACCACGACCTGCGAGCGCTTCGCCGGGTCCTGCACGAACGGCGTCGCGTAGCTCGAAGCCTCCGCCCACTGGTACAGCCGCTGCGAGGACTCGCGGGTCCGCGCCGTGCACCAGTCGAGACCGCCCTGGGAGTTCATCCAGTCGATCTGGTCGGCCAGCAGGAACAGCGTCGCCACCGCCGGCGTGTTGTAGGTCTGGTCCTTGCGGGAATTGTCCAGCGCGGTCGGCAGCGACAGGAACTCCGGCACCCAGCGGTCCGAGGCGCCGATCTCGTTGACCCGCTCGATCGCGGCCGGGCTCATCGCGGCCAGCCACAGCCCGCCGTCGGAGGCGAAGGACTTCTGCGGCGCGAAGTAGTAGACGTCCACGTCGGCGGCGTTGAACGGCAGCCCGCCCGCGCCCGAGGTCGCGTCCACCGCGATCAGCGCCTGCTCCGAACCCGCGGGGCGGGTCGGGGGCAGCATCACGCCGGTGGAGGTCTCGTTGTGCGCCCAGCCGATCAGGTCGACGTTCGGGTCCGAGACGGGAGTCGGGGCGTCACCGGGGTCGGCGGACACGACGATCGGGTCCGCCAGGAACGGGGCGCCCTTCGTGGCCTTCGCGAACTTCTGCGAGAACTCGCCGTAGGTCAGGTGCAGCGACTTCTCCCGCACCAGGCCGAACGCGGCGGCGTCCCAGAACGCGGTGGTGCCGCCGACGCCGAGCACGACCTCGTAGCCCTCGGGCAACGAGAACAGCTGGCCCAAGCCTTCGCGGACGCGCCCGACCAGTGCCTTCACCGGCTTCTGCCGGTGCGAGGTGCCGAGCACGGCGGCGCCGTCGGTGGCGAGCCGGGCCAGCTGCTCGTCGCGGACCTTCGACGGGCCGCAGCCGAATCGGCCATCGGACGGGGCGAGCTCGCTGGGCAGCTTCAAGGTGGTCGGGTCGGTTTCGGCCTGCGTCATTCCGGCGCCTCCGGGTGTTGTCGAGTCGGCTTGTCGCGCGGGTGCCCCTCCGGGGAACGCCTGCGTGGGGACGATTGGGGTTCGGCGGACCCCGGGTCGCCTCGGTGACCGGCGCCGTTGCCGGTTCAGGGCTCGGTGCGTGTTGCGGCTACGGGTCGGAAAGGTGAACTTCCGGTCCTGCCGCAGGTGCCTGAGCCGGTTGGCAACTTACTGCGCGGGAGGCGCTTTGGCCAGCAACCGGACCTGGCTCTGATCGAATACAGGCCCCGTGACCAGGCATTTCAGGAATCGGTACGGCCGGGTGCGCCACAGCACTTCTTGTACTTGCGCTCGGCTCCGCACCAGCACGGTGCGTTACGTTCCGGCGGCCAGCTCCGCCATTCGCCGCGCAGCAGCAGATCGGTCCGGT harbors:
- a CDS encoding multidrug effflux MFS transporter translates to MSTAAEAAIDEAAQRRLGSKTRFALILGGLTAFGPLSIDMYLPALPQLTTELGASESQAQLTLTAVLLGLALGQLIAGPISDAVGRRRPLLIGLVVYIAASVLCALSGSIYALAGLRLLQGAGAAAGMVIARAAVRDLYSGVEAARFFSSLMLVTGLAPILAPVLGGQVLAHTTWRGVFVVLTTFGTVLLLVAAFLLPETKPKQWRQPAHLGSTFRTFGSLLSAPSFLGNALTGGLGMAAMFAYISGSSFVLQNIYGMSPQTYSIAFGANAIGLVLAGQVNARLVGRVATEAQLLVGALLTSTVAGAVLLSAALLNLPLPFLLGALFVMISALGFVMPNTTMLALADNREVSGSASALLGVCQFLVGALAAPLVGLGGTGSAVPMAMVMFGVVVAAAVMFLTLGRRGLKRPEVIASSAEVHEDAQASATRVDPAAR
- a CDS encoding RNA methyltransferase — encoded protein: MARVHEVTDVDDPRVDDFRDLATADRRPDRPGGRGLVIAEGTVVVERLLASPYPVRALLGVRKRIDALADALTGVDVPAYVVSADLMSGIVGFHLNRGVLAVADRAHTVEAAELIGGARRLAVLEGVGDHENLGALFRNAAALGIDGVLLGGGCADPLYRRSIRVSMGHVLRVPFAHLDAWPGGLKLLTDHGFRIAALTPRATAASLRDAGLDQGRVAVLLGSEGPGLAEETISVADLPVRIPMNPEVDSLNVATAGAIVFHAMSGPR
- a CDS encoding DUF2537 domain-containing protein; amino-acid sequence: MTGAVQPSRWELRVSRGRAVLVNRAERSGAQRHTVREYDPARLALPSALVDDLHEWAHVVHTVPPDQDISGETSATLMSRRGRQLAARLAAETGGEVGYWDPSRGRMSRVRRAAPADGPPEPAPWATGITISVVIAVIVTISLVVVSRGLGEVSLPLALLVNAVVVGGFAPSIWLGRRVPVWRWVAFGAAGGVALAWLALLLSLLG
- a CDS encoding nuclear transport factor 2 family protein — its product is MSEPRPPFPPFDEESALRKVQAAEDAWNTRDPHRVSLAYTPDSVWRNRDTFVTGRAEIVEFLTAKWERELDYALRKSLWSYHGDRIAVRFQYECRDHDGQWWRSYGNELWEFTDTGLMRRREASINDVRITEDERRLFGPRPAEEHGQDIPLR
- the sepH gene encoding septation protein SepH, with the protein product MRALRVVGLDEDGETVICEDPENGDRFSVPADERLRAAARGDLTRLGQVQIEMEAQMRPREIQARVRAGASVEDVATAAGIPEQRVERYAYPVLLERAQIAERSQRAHPVREDGPDVQTLGEVVAHTFGMRGHDFTDADWDAWRGEDGKWVVRLLWQAGRSENHAHWVFHPGAHGGTVAPLDDHAVDLLDPSPNRPLRTVRPVTALAREALELDEAEEESVEITEDTAPPPPAPPKQTAPPKQTTPAIPSLDLEPTPTPTEPEPEESAPLAEQAGDDDMEAVEDEAARKTEPARRRKNHPMVPSWEDVLLGVRSHR
- the serC gene encoding phosphoserine transaminase, translating into MTQAETDPTTLKLPSELAPSDGRFGCGPSKVRDEQLARLATDGAAVLGTSHRQKPVKALVGRVREGLGQLFSLPEGYEVVLGVGGTTAFWDAAAFGLVREKSLHLTYGEFSQKFAKATKGAPFLADPIVVSADPGDAPTPVSDPNVDLIGWAHNETSTGVMLPPTRPAGSEQALIAVDATSGAGGLPFNAADVDVYYFAPQKSFASDGGLWLAAMSPAAIERVNEIGASDRWVPEFLSLPTALDNSRKDQTYNTPAVATLFLLADQIDWMNSQGGLDWCTARTRESSQRLYQWAEASSYATPFVQDPAKRSQVVVTLDFDDSIDAAAIAKALRANGIVDTEPYRKLGRNQLRVGTFPAIEPDDVTALTKSIDWVVSQLS